In the genome of Candidatus Zymogenus saltonus, the window GATAATTTCGTCTTTTTTTTGGGGTTAACGTATTGTTTTAATATTTTCTCCACATGATTTCTGATTTCATTATCTTTTATATAATCATCCTTTTTTCATAGAAGTTCCAAAAAACAATATCTCCTATTCTTAAATCCTCTTTAATTTTAATGTATGGGAGAAAGTTTATTTCAAATTCCCTATCAGACAATTTTTAACTCCTAAAAAATTATACTATACTATTAACTTAATAAAGCAAATCCCATTAAACTCCTACATTATTATATATTATTTTCTTCAAACTGACGGAAGATTTTTCACCTTTTTTTAAAGATTCTTAAAAGATTTACTTATCTCTAATAATCTTAAGGAGTTAGGATTTTTTAGAGAACGGGTCGTTTGAAAGATCGATTGCAGTAGCCAAACAGATGACGGGGATGATTTCCAATCTGATAAAAAGGGGCGTGTCGTAACTTTTTTGCGACCCGCCTTTTGTTCTTTCACCCTCCCTTACTCGTAGAACCACCCTCCCTCGGCGTGGGTGAGGTAATAGGAGCCCCCCTCTTTTGTGATCCAGAACTTAACGCTGTTTCCGCCTATCCTCGCATCAATGATAATCCCCCCTCCCGCCTCATCAGTTTTTCCGACGTTTCCCACCGAATAGGTCAGCCTTGACCTTTTACCCGTGTCAAAATGCTCCTTAAGGCCGTTTATGAGGGCCGTTCTGCTGCCATATCCACCGATGTTGCCAGAATAACTTCCCGATACCATCCCCCTTATGCCGGATACGCTCTCAGCGTTAAGATTATCAACAAACTTTCTTGTGAAGCTCTCCGCCTCGCCCTTAACATCTATGGACGGCTTTTCTCCCCTTATTCCCAATTTCTTGGGCGTTGTCTTGACCGCCCCATAACCCTCTTCATCGACAAACTTCATGGTTTTTCCGAACAGGGCGAGCTCAATACCCGCATCCTTGACCTCGAAGCCCTCTACCTCTCCGATTATCTCAATCTTCTTTCCCTCGGGAACGCCGACGGCGTCCTTACTAGACTTATCTGTGGTATTTACCAGAACCGAGCCCCCATCATAAAGGGCCTTCACCACGATAAGTGACCTCCTCGATGAATCATCATACCGAATGATGCAATCCCCCTTTTCCACCGTTACTTCGGCGTTTCCCGTCCTTACCGTGAAGGTCGAATCGAAACCCTTGTCCAATCTTGCCCTCAACGAACCGTGATTGAGGATCAACAGGGCATTGACGGCCTTCTCCTTATCGCCCCTCACCATTTTCTCAATAGCAATGCCGGAGTGGGATTCCATCCTTATTCTATCCCCTTTATTGAGGAATCTGAGCTCCACCCAGCCCCCTTTACCGACTCGAATGGACTCGTTCTCCTTGACCCTCTCACACCTATATAGGATTTCCCGGTTGCCGTCCCTCTCGATTGTTACCTCTCCCGCCTCGGGCCTGGAGATACCTTTTACCCTGGACTTTGCCGGTTTCATATCTACCGCAATAACAGGGTCGGGTAAAAACTGTATCAGGGCACTAAAAATAATCAGCGGTGTAAGGAGCTTTAAGATTATCCGGCCGTAGTTTTTGTGATTTCCCATTTTATCGCCTTGAAGTCAAAATTTTATTTCAAAGTTTACCCTGTACTCATCCTGGCCGTAGCGATCGGCCGGATTCTGAGATCTGCAGTCCTTGTTTGAATAGCTCAACCCTATCGTCGAAACAAGACTCTTTTTCTTAAAGAGAACCTGACTCAAAAAAATTGTCGTATCGTTTTCCATCGAGTCGTATCTGATGTCTTCGTCAATAAAGGTCCCGGCGAATTCAATCCCAAGGACGGTTTTATAAGGCAGCCACCTGTTGTTTGTAACCACAATACCGGAGGCGAGCGCTGCGGTTGTCTTCGTAAAGGTATTTTTGGGATACTCGACGTAGGTGTCCGTAAACTCGACTGAAAATCCCAGGTTGAAAGCGAAGTCGAAGCCGTAGGCATCGGTGGACAGATTGAGTGTCGAATTGATATTGGTGGTGAGGGAATCCTCGGCGTGAAGTCTGTGATCAATATCGTAGGTGAGCCCGAGGCCCATGGTCCATCCCGTCTTTCCCCAGTACTTCTCGATGGAGTTCTCTGCTCCTATCTCGGCTCTGATATTTTGCCTGTTGACGCTCTCGGGTCTGTCCTCCGATTTATCGTATGTGTAATACATTTTATAGAGCAGGTTAAGATTCTTGAAATAGCCGTAATCGATGCCGGTAAAGGGCCTGATTGTAAATTCGGCCCCGGCGTCGTGGGTATCGGTGCGGTAAAACTTCGGGGATTTATCTGTGAGGCAATCCCTGTAGAACTGGTAATAAGAGATGAACTGAAAAAAATCGGAGGGCTTGTAATCCGCATATAAGAGAAAGGTCTCCTTGTCCGTATTGTGCGTTCCCATGACCGCCTTGAAATCCGGCTCCACGTATTCGTGGGTAAATGATAACGTCAGATCTTCCCCTGCAGGCTTTAAAATCAGTACTGCCCAAGTTGAAAAGCCGTCGAACCTTTCCGTCAGAGGATCACGCCTGTCAACAATGTGCTCGCAGAAGGCGACCTCCCCGGCGAGGGCCAACCTTTTTTCAAACAGGTTTATCGCAGATCCAAGGGACCATACGTCGTTTCTGTAGTTGGACTCCGTTGCGTTCGGATAAAGGTCGGTTATCTCCGTGTGCATAAAAGAGGCATTGAAGTTCAAGTTGGGATTGGGGTCAAATGATACCATTCCGCCGCCGAAGACCTGCTCGTACTGATCGTCCCTCCTGATCTTGTTTCTTCCCGCAAGGGCTTTGACGGTAATGTAGTCGACAGGATTGTACGAGGCCTTAAGGCCGAAAAAAGTGGTATTAAAGGTGTAGTTGGAATATAGTTCCGCAAGGTCTCCCACGGCAAGCTCATATCCTTCTCCCGTAAGGCCTAGATACAGCTTTACAAGCTCATAGCGATGGGCTTGAACGTTTTTATCCGTGCTGTGCCTGCCCGTGAAGTCGAATTTTAGATTGAGGTCATCTTTGATCGCCGTCCCTAAATGGATGCCGATTTGTTCCGTGTAGTGGTAACTCTCCTTCTTCGTCAGGTCGATATCCTTGGAGGACTTGGCCGCGTTTCCGTAGACGTGGTCGTAATAGACGTCGATGGAGTAATCCCCCTCAACCTTAAGCCTTCCGCCTTCCATCTCCCAAGCGGCGGAATTAAGGACAAAGGCAAAAGTGAAAAGAAAATAGGCGATTACAAAACAGGATTTTTTCATAATTTATGATTAGGAATAAATCGTTGTACATATTATCATATATGCAATATATCATCAACGCATTCTGCAAAAGGCGGTCCTCCCCTCGTATGTGATGGTTATCACATAATATCCTGCCAAGCAATATTAAAATCCAGAAATATTTGTTGCACTATTTCCCTACTTCTTATATCATATATAAAATTTGACTATTTTACTTTTTTTTCAAGGAGGAACAGATGAAAAGTCTGATTTCAGACAAGAAGGTCCTTTTCTCTCTCCCTCTCCTCTCCCTTGCACTGATCTTGATCTTCTCCCTTTCAGCTTTGGCGGCAAATTACGATTTCAACGTAACAACGGATAAAACAAACTACAGTGAGCACTCCGCCGTCCGCATTCATCTCAAAAACACCGGCGCCAAGCCAATGAATCTGAAACACATGTGGTGGATGGTGGAGAGCAGGGAAGGCGGGGCCGGCAGGGAGGTCTACACCGGCGAGCCGAAGAAGCCCCCGGGAACCCCGGACACCCTG includes:
- a CDS encoding FecR domain-containing protein, yielding MGNHKNYGRIILKLLTPLIIFSALIQFLPDPVIAVDMKPAKSRVKGISRPEAGEVTIERDGNREILYRCERVKENESIRVGKGGWVELRFLNKGDRIRMESHSGIAIEKMVRGDKEKAVNALLILNHGSLRARLDKGFDSTFTVRTGNAEVTVEKGDCIIRYDDSSRRSLIVVKALYDGGSVLVNTTDKSSKDAVGVPEGKKIEIIGEVEGFEVKDAGIELALFGKTMKFVDEEGYGAVKTTPKKLGIRGEKPSIDVKGEAESFTRKFVDNLNAESVSGIRGMVSGSYSGNIGGYGSRTALINGLKEHFDTGKRSRLTYSVGNVGKTDEAGGGIIIDARIGGNSVKFWITKEGGSYYLTHAEGGWFYE